Proteins encoded together in one Deltaproteobacteria bacterium window:
- a CDS encoding DNA-directed RNA polymerase subunit alpha yields the protein MISELVARNWRTLIRPKYLEIEKESHTNTYGKFVASPLERGYGTTLGNALRRILLSSIQGAAVTSIKIDGVLHEFSTVAGVREDVAGLIMNIKELKLRLHNVDKDMITIDISGEKEVKASDIQVSHNIEILNPDLHIATLGSNAKLKMEMTVEMGKGYVVAESNKKSNQPIGVVPIDSIFSPVLRVNYTVTNARVGQSTDYDRLTLEVFTDGSVLPEDAVAFASKILKEQFALFVNFVEEPEPVEEEKIIEEKPFNENLNRRVDELELSVRSANCLQNANIKYIGELVMKTESEMLRTKNFGRKSLNEIKEILSEMGLGLGMKVDGWTPPLTSAGPSVAETHRDE from the coding sequence ATGATTTCTGAATTAGTTGCAAGAAATTGGAGAACCCTCATTCGCCCCAAATATTTAGAGATTGAAAAGGAAAGCCATACTAACACTTATGGTAAGTTTGTGGCCTCTCCCTTGGAGCGAGGCTATGGCACAACGTTGGGTAATGCCCTGCGAAGGATTTTATTATCTTCGATTCAAGGCGCTGCGGTTACTTCAATCAAGATCGACGGTGTCTTACACGAATTTTCAACCGTTGCTGGAGTTCGGGAAGATGTCGCTGGTTTAATCATGAACATTAAAGAGTTGAAATTAAGGCTCCATAATGTTGATAAAGACATGATTACCATCGATATCTCGGGTGAAAAAGAAGTTAAGGCTAGTGACATTCAAGTCAGTCACAATATTGAAATTTTAAATCCCGATCTTCACATTGCGACCTTAGGTTCTAATGCCAAACTTAAAATGGAAATGACGGTTGAAATGGGCAAGGGTTATGTGGTGGCTGAGTCCAATAAAAAGTCCAATCAACCCATTGGAGTGGTCCCCATTGATTCTATTTTCTCTCCCGTCTTACGAGTCAATTATACGGTTACCAATGCGCGGGTGGGTCAATCAACTGATTATGATCGTCTTACCCTCGAAGTTTTTACCGATGGTAGTGTGTTGCCCGAAGATGCCGTGGCCTTTGCGAGTAAAATTTTAAAAGAACAATTTGCCCTCTTTGTTAATTTTGTAGAAGAGCCCGAGCCCGTTGAAGAAGAAAAAATCATTGAAGAAAAACCTTTCAATGAAAATTTAAATCGGCGGGTTGATGAATTAGAGCTTTCAGTACGTTCGGCCAATTGTCTTCAAAATGCCAATATCAAATATATTGGTGAATTAGTGATGAAAACAGAATCCGAAATGTTACGCACCAAAAACTTTGGGCGCAAATCGTTAAACGAAATTAAAGAAATTTTATCCGAAATGGGTTTGGGCCTAGGGATGAAGGTTGATGGTTGGACGCCGCCGCTTACCAGTGCAGGCCCATCGGTCGCTGAAACTCATCGGGATGAATAA
- the rplQ gene encoding 50S ribosomal protein L17, which translates to MRHGVDKKNFGRNTAHRVAMFRNMVTSLIEHERIVTTLPKAKALKGLADQMITLGKVGTLHARRQALRVLRGSDTVKKLFGELAQRFKDRQGGYTRILKMGHRHGDGSDMAIIEYLEAKLKAKKPTKKKKEKDEHAGHAHP; encoded by the coding sequence ATGCGTCATGGCGTTGATAAAAAGAATTTTGGCAGAAATACGGCTCATCGTGTGGCGATGTTTCGCAACATGGTGACGAGCCTTATTGAACATGAGCGAATTGTCACCACATTACCCAAGGCCAAAGCGCTTAAAGGCTTGGCTGATCAAATGATTACCTTGGGCAAGGTTGGCACCTTACATGCCCGTCGCCAGGCTTTGCGGGTGTTACGTGGTTCCGATACGGTAAAAAAACTATTTGGCGAATTGGCCCAGCGTTTTAAAGATCGGCAGGGTGGTTATACCCGAATTTTAAAAATGGGGCATCGGCACGGGGATGGTTCGGATATGGCCATCATTGAATATTTAGAGGCTAAACTTAAAGCCAAAAAACCCACCAAAAAGAAAAAAGAAAAAGATGAGCATGCTGGGCATGCTCATCCTTAA
- a CDS encoding TlpA family protein disulfide reductase: MKTRFLIITGLSLALLALVFYIQKKSSLILKTGQPAPTFSAPNLQGEQKGLADFRGKVVLLNFWASTCGPCEWEMPSLNALYQRYESRGFVVVGMSVGEAPMMVVKFLQRVSISFPVLLDEDLSISDRYGTYRIPESYLIDRQGNLVEKISGAHNWNQPNFWAKIENLL; encoded by the coding sequence ATGAAAACTCGGTTTCTCATCATTACAGGTTTGTCTTTGGCGCTCCTAGCCTTGGTTTTTTATATCCAAAAAAAATCCAGTTTAATTTTAAAAACCGGTCAGCCTGCCCCAACATTTTCTGCGCCTAATTTACAAGGTGAACAAAAGGGCCTAGCTGATTTTCGTGGTAAAGTTGTGTTGCTTAACTTTTGGGCTAGCACTTGTGGGCCGTGTGAATGGGAAATGCCCAGCCTTAATGCCCTTTACCAACGTTATGAAAGTAGAGGTTTTGTAGTCGTCGGAATGAGTGTGGGGGAGGCACCCATGATGGTTGTAAAATTTTTACAACGAGTTTCGATTAGCTTTCCTGTTCTATTAGATGAAGATTTGAGTATTTCAGATCGCTATGGGACTTATCGTATCCCTGAGAGTTATTTGATTGATCGACAAGGCAACCTGGTAGAAAAAATCTCAGGCGCCCATAATTGGAACCAACCCAATTTTTGGGCCAAGATCGAAAATCTCTTATAA